The Polycladomyces zharkentensis genome window below encodes:
- the atpA gene encoding F0F1 ATP synthase subunit alpha, with protein MSIKPEEISSLIKQQIEQYRAEIEISDVGTVIQVGDGIARVYGLQKVMAGELLEFANGVMGMALNLEEDHVGVVILGPYTGIREGDQVKRTGRIMEVPVGEALLGRVVNPLGQPLDGKGPIETTEFRPVESEAPGVIDRKSVHEPLQTGIKAIDAMVPIGRGQRELIIGDRQTGKTTIAIDTIINQKDQDVICIYVAIGQKQSTVVGVVEKLRRFGAMDYTIVVSATASDPAPLLFLAPYAGCAMGEYFMYKGKHVLVVYDDLTKQAAAYRELSLLLRRPPGREAYPGDVFYLHSRLLERAAKLSDEKGGGSLTALPFIETQAGDVSAYIPTNVISITDGQIFLESDLFYSGIRPAVNSGISVSRVGGAAQIKAMKKVAGTLRLDLSQYRELAAFAQFGSDLDKATQARLARGERVVEILKQDEHQPMPVEKQVVSIYAVTKGYLDDIPVADVRRFEKEFHAYLDSEGKEILQGIREKKELTKEIEENLKKALETFKKGFVTSEQK; from the coding sequence ATGAGCATCAAACCGGAAGAGATCAGTTCGCTCATTAAGCAGCAGATCGAACAATACCGGGCCGAGATCGAAATCTCCGATGTCGGAACCGTCATTCAGGTTGGTGACGGGATCGCCCGCGTCTACGGATTGCAAAAAGTGATGGCGGGCGAGTTGCTTGAGTTTGCCAACGGCGTCATGGGCATGGCGCTCAACTTGGAAGAAGACCATGTTGGGGTGGTTATCCTCGGACCATACACCGGCATCCGCGAAGGTGACCAAGTGAAGCGGACCGGCCGCATCATGGAAGTGCCGGTGGGTGAAGCCCTGCTGGGCCGCGTGGTCAACCCGCTGGGTCAACCGTTGGATGGCAAGGGTCCGATTGAAACGACCGAATTCCGTCCGGTGGAATCGGAAGCTCCGGGCGTCATCGACCGGAAATCGGTGCATGAACCGCTGCAAACGGGGATCAAAGCGATTGACGCGATGGTGCCGATCGGCCGCGGTCAGCGGGAGTTGATCATCGGTGACCGGCAAACGGGGAAAACGACGATCGCGATTGACACGATTATCAACCAAAAAGACCAAGACGTCATTTGTATCTACGTGGCCATCGGTCAAAAACAATCCACCGTGGTCGGTGTGGTGGAAAAACTGCGTCGTTTCGGTGCGATGGACTACACCATCGTCGTCTCCGCGACGGCTTCGGACCCGGCTCCGCTGTTGTTCCTGGCTCCGTACGCGGGTTGCGCGATGGGCGAGTACTTCATGTACAAAGGCAAACACGTGCTGGTCGTATACGACGACCTGACCAAACAGGCAGCCGCCTACCGGGAGCTGTCCTTGTTGCTCCGTCGTCCGCCGGGCCGTGAAGCATACCCGGGTGACGTCTTCTACCTGCACTCCCGCCTGTTGGAGCGCGCCGCCAAGCTGAGTGACGAAAAAGGCGGCGGTTCGCTGACGGCGCTGCCGTTCATCGAAACGCAGGCCGGTGACGTTTCCGCCTATATTCCGACCAACGTGATCTCGATCACCGACGGTCAGATCTTCCTGGAGTCCGACCTGTTCTACTCCGGTATTCGTCCGGCTGTGAACTCCGGGATCTCGGTATCCCGCGTAGGGGGTGCCGCACAGATCAAGGCGATGAAAAAAGTGGCCGGTACCTTGCGTCTGGACCTGTCGCAGTACCGTGAGCTGGCCGCTTTCGCCCAGTTCGGTTCCGACCTGGACAAAGCGACCCAGGCCCGTCTCGCCCGCGGGGAGCGCGTGGTGGAAATCCTCAAGCAGGATGAACACCAACCGATGCCGGTGGAGAAACAAGTCGTCTCCATCTACGCGGTGACCAAAGGATACCTGGATGATATTCCGGTGGCGGACGTTCGCCGCTTTGAAAAAGAATTCCATGCCTATCTGGACAGTGAAGGCAAAGAAATCCTGCAAGGCATCCGCGAGAAAAAGGAACTGACCAAAGAGATCGAAGAAAACCTGAAAAAAGCCTTGGAAACGTTCAAAAAAGGCTTTGTCACTTCGGAGCAAAAATAA
- a CDS encoding F0F1 ATP synthase subunit epsilon — protein sequence MSTIQLDIVTPERKVFSDEVEMVITRAAEGDIGILPKHAPFVSPLDVTVVRIKKDGNERQVAVSRGFLEVRPDKVTVLAEAAELAEEIDVERAKAAKERAERRLAESSPDIDRARAEYALRRAENRLNVARR from the coding sequence ATGAGTACGATTCAATTGGACATCGTCACCCCCGAGCGGAAAGTGTTTTCCGACGAGGTGGAGATGGTGATCACCCGGGCCGCTGAAGGGGACATCGGGATATTGCCCAAGCACGCTCCCTTTGTGAGCCCTTTGGACGTCACGGTCGTACGCATCAAAAAAGATGGCAACGAACGCCAAGTGGCTGTCAGCCGCGGCTTCTTGGAAGTGCGTCCGGACAAGGTGACCGTGCTGGCTGAGGCGGCGGAGTTGGCTGAGGAAATCGACGTCGAGCGGGCGAAAGCGGCCAAGGAACGGGCCGAGCGCCGTTTGGCCGAAAGCTCGCCTGACATCGACCGTGCACGCGCGGAATACGCGTTGCGCCGCGCCGAAAACCGCCTCAACGTGGCCCGGAGATAA
- the atpG gene encoding ATP synthase F1 subunit gamma has protein sequence MKNKREIKRRIRSVQNTRQITKALEMVDAAKLRRAQERVESARPYAEKMREVIANIAAGTSVEHPMLVAREVKKTGYLIITSDRGLAGGFNSNLLRKLVQIVRERHQSPDEYVIFVIGRKGRDFLKRRKYPVIGEVVGLPDSPTFADIKQIARQAVQFYAEEKYDKLVLLYNEFINPVTQRPVEKQLLPLESISLEGQARTLYEYEPDEEEVLAELLPRYAETLIFSALLESKASEHGARMTAMGNATDNATEMIATLTLQYNRARQAAITQEIAEIVAGANALS, from the coding sequence GTGAAGAACAAACGGGAAATCAAACGCCGGATCCGCTCGGTTCAAAACACCAGACAAATCACCAAGGCGTTGGAAATGGTTGATGCGGCCAAACTGCGCCGTGCGCAGGAGCGGGTGGAATCGGCGCGTCCGTACGCGGAGAAAATGCGCGAAGTGATCGCCAACATTGCAGCCGGCACCTCTGTGGAACACCCGATGTTGGTCGCCCGTGAAGTGAAGAAAACCGGCTACCTGATCATCACGTCGGATCGTGGACTGGCTGGCGGTTTCAACAGTAACCTGCTTCGCAAATTGGTGCAAATCGTGCGCGAACGGCATCAAAGCCCGGATGAGTATGTGATTTTCGTGATCGGGCGCAAAGGGCGTGACTTCCTGAAGCGCCGGAAATATCCGGTGATCGGAGAAGTGGTGGGCTTGCCGGATTCGCCGACCTTCGCGGACATCAAGCAGATTGCCCGCCAAGCGGTGCAGTTTTATGCGGAGGAGAAATACGACAAGCTGGTTCTGCTCTACAACGAATTTATCAACCCGGTCACCCAGCGTCCGGTGGAAAAACAACTGCTTCCGTTGGAAAGCATCAGCTTGGAAGGTCAGGCCCGGACCCTCTATGAATATGAACCGGATGAAGAAGAAGTGCTGGCGGAACTGTTGCCGCGCTATGCCGAGACACTCATTTTCAGCGCACTGTTGGAGTCCAAAGCGAGTGAACACGGTGCCCGGATGACCGCGATGGGCAATGCGACCGACAACGCGACCGAGATGATCGCCACTTTGACCCTGCAATACAACCGGGCGCGTCAGGCCGCGATCACACAGGAAATCGCCGAAATCGTCGCCGGAGCCAACGCATTGTCCTGA
- the atpD gene encoding F0F1 ATP synthase subunit beta, whose translation MSTGRVVQVMGPVVDIQFERGHLPEIYNAIKIEHKAESSDERDINLVVEAAVHLGDNIVRCVAMSSTDGLVRGMKAVDTGAPISVPVGKATLGRVFNVLGEPIDEAGEVKAEERHPIHRPAPSFEEQSTQEEMLETGIKVVDLLAPYAKGGKIGLFGGAGVGKTVLIQELIHNVAQEHGGLSVFAGVGERTREGNDLYHEMKDSGVISKTAMVFGQMNEPPGARLRVALTGLTMAEYFRDTEGQDVLLFIDNIFRFTQAGSEVSALLGRMPSAVGYQPTLATEMGQLQERITSTKHGSVTSIQAIYVPADDYTDPAPATTFAHLDATTNLERKLAEKGIYPAVDPLASTSRILTPSVVGREHYEVARGVQQILQRYKELQDIIAILGMDELSDDDKLIVARARRIEKFLSQPFHVAEQFTGMPGKYVPVKETVRGFKEILEGKHDDLPEDAFYMVGTIDEAVERAKQLA comes from the coding sequence ATGAGCACTGGACGCGTCGTACAGGTGATGGGTCCCGTCGTGGATATCCAGTTTGAGCGGGGCCATCTCCCTGAGATTTATAACGCGATCAAAATCGAACACAAAGCGGAGTCCAGCGACGAACGGGACATCAACCTGGTGGTGGAAGCCGCCGTTCACCTGGGTGACAACATCGTTCGTTGCGTGGCCATGTCCTCCACCGACGGTTTGGTACGGGGCATGAAAGCGGTGGATACCGGTGCGCCGATCTCGGTGCCGGTGGGCAAAGCCACCTTGGGCCGTGTGTTCAATGTATTGGGAGAGCCGATTGACGAGGCGGGTGAGGTGAAAGCGGAAGAGCGTCATCCGATTCACCGTCCGGCCCCGAGTTTTGAAGAACAATCCACCCAAGAAGAAATGCTGGAAACCGGGATCAAAGTCGTGGATCTCTTGGCCCCGTACGCCAAGGGTGGTAAGATCGGTCTCTTCGGCGGTGCCGGCGTAGGAAAAACCGTCTTGATCCAAGAGCTGATTCACAACGTCGCGCAGGAGCACGGCGGTTTGTCCGTGTTTGCCGGTGTGGGTGAGCGGACCCGCGAAGGGAACGACCTGTACCACGAAATGAAAGACTCCGGCGTTATCAGCAAAACGGCCATGGTGTTCGGCCAGATGAACGAACCGCCGGGGGCCCGTCTGCGCGTGGCGTTGACCGGTCTGACCATGGCGGAGTACTTCCGTGACACCGAAGGACAGGACGTGCTCTTGTTCATCGACAACATCTTCCGATTCACACAAGCCGGTTCCGAAGTGTCCGCGCTGCTTGGTCGGATGCCGTCCGCCGTGGGTTATCAGCCGACGCTGGCGACCGAGATGGGTCAGCTGCAAGAGCGGATCACCTCGACCAAACACGGTTCGGTTACCTCGATCCAAGCGATCTACGTGCCGGCCGACGACTACACCGACCCGGCTCCGGCCACCACGTTCGCACACTTGGACGCGACGACCAACCTGGAGCGGAAATTGGCCGAGAAAGGGATTTATCCGGCGGTGGACCCGTTGGCATCCACATCGCGGATTCTCACCCCGTCCGTGGTGGGGCGCGAACACTACGAAGTGGCCCGCGGCGTGCAGCAAATTCTGCAGCGGTATAAAGAACTGCAGGACATCATCGCCATCCTGGGGATGGACGAGTTGTCCGACGACGATAAACTGATCGTGGCCCGGGCGCGTCGGATCGAGAAATTCCTGTCGCAACCGTTCCACGTGGCCGAGCAGTTCACCGGTATGCCGGGTAAATATGTGCCGGTCAAAGAAACGGTGCGCGGATTTAAAGAAATCCTGGAAGGCAAACACGACGACCTGCCGGAAGACGCCTTCTACATGGTGGGCACAATCGACGAAGCCGTGGAAAGGGCGAAACAACTCGCCTAA